The following are from one region of the Aquirufa lenticrescens genome:
- a CDS encoding amidohydrolase — protein sequence MKKLALGLLLAAPFLADAQSSLKPVIAQKADGLKDKVIAWRRDFHEHPELGNQEVRTAGIVAAHLRSLGIEVQEKVGITGVVGVLKGGKPGPVVALRADMDGLPVTERGDLPFKSKVVTEFNGQKTGVMHACGHDSHVAILMAVAEILASEKANLAGTVKFIFQPAEEGVYNDKGEMVLSGAELMVKEGVLENPKVDVIFGLHIAAGSDNGVLEYKSGATMAGVDQLDIKVKGKQAHGAAPWTGVDPIVISSQIVMGLQTIVSRSVNITEDPAIVTVGAIHSGIRQNIIPESSHMIGTIRTFGVAQRELVHQRIKDIATNIAESGGGKADVTIGTGYPVTYNNPGLVEKMLPTLHGVNGKDKVRVIPAHTGAEDFSFFQQKVPGFFFFLGARPDNKKADEVAGHHTPDFHLDEGHFQVGVKALSSLVVDYMDMAQPKKKK from the coding sequence ATGAAAAAACTTGCCTTAGGTCTACTATTAGCTGCACCCTTTTTAGCGGATGCACAATCTTCTTTAAAACCTGTTATTGCTCAAAAAGCTGATGGCTTGAAAGACAAGGTCATCGCTTGGCGACGTGATTTTCACGAACATCCTGAACTAGGAAACCAAGAAGTGCGTACCGCAGGTATTGTGGCCGCACATTTACGCTCTCTTGGCATCGAGGTGCAAGAGAAAGTGGGAATCACAGGTGTGGTGGGTGTTTTGAAAGGCGGAAAGCCAGGTCCTGTCGTAGCATTACGTGCGGATATGGACGGTTTGCCGGTAACAGAGCGTGGAGATTTGCCTTTTAAGTCGAAAGTGGTAACAGAATTTAATGGCCAAAAAACGGGTGTTATGCATGCTTGTGGTCATGATTCTCATGTGGCTATTTTGATGGCGGTGGCGGAAATTTTGGCCTCTGAAAAAGCGAATTTAGCGGGTACGGTAAAATTCATTTTCCAACCAGCTGAAGAAGGCGTTTATAATGATAAAGGGGAGATGGTTCTTTCAGGAGCTGAATTGATGGTGAAGGAAGGCGTTTTGGAAAACCCGAAAGTAGACGTAATTTTTGGTTTACATATTGCTGCTGGATCTGATAACGGCGTTTTGGAATACAAATCCGGCGCAACCATGGCGGGTGTGGATCAACTAGACATCAAAGTGAAAGGGAAGCAAGCCCACGGCGCAGCTCCTTGGACGGGTGTAGATCCGATTGTTATTTCTTCCCAAATCGTGATGGGACTACAAACGATCGTTTCACGTTCTGTTAATATCACGGAAGATCCAGCCATCGTGACGGTAGGTGCGATTCATAGTGGTATTAGACAAAACATCATTCCCGAATCTTCTCATATGATCGGTACGATTCGTACGTTTGGCGTGGCACAACGTGAATTAGTGCACCAACGCATTAAGGACATCGCAACTAACATCGCTGAGAGTGGTGGTGGAAAAGCAGATGTGACCATAGGTACAGGATATCCAGTGACGTATAATAATCCGGGATTAGTGGAGAAAATGTTACCTACGTTGCATGGAGTAAATGGGAAAGATAAAGTGCGAGTGATTCCTGCTCACACTGGGGCAGAGGATTTTTCTTTCTTCCAACAAAAAGTGCCTGGCTTCTTCTTCTTTTTAGGAGCGAGACCAGACAATAAGAAAGCGGATGAAGTAGCTGGTCACCACACGCCTGACTTTCATTTAGATGAAGGTCATTTCCAAGTAGGGGTGAAAGCCTTGAGTAGTTTGGTCGTAGACTATATGGACATGGCGCAACCGAAGAAAAAGAAATAG